A single region of the Vicia villosa cultivar HV-30 ecotype Madison, WI linkage group LG4, Vvil1.0, whole genome shotgun sequence genome encodes:
- the LOC131597542 gene encoding DNA topoisomerase 6 subunit A-like, with protein MVVEKVTKINNKGALFILLVESHVILTILHSVKFHKKYKRIIISGYVMLDVDLRKFVKKISLHLKLPVLPLMDGDSFGFSIMVCYKYGAGNTAYDSENMTTPNLYGLGVRPSDIETYNLHKYTKFLTEQERTRVQNLLDKPYVMKQASRAMELFKNLILL; from the coding sequence ATGGTCGTGGAAAAAGTTACAAAGATTAACAATAAGGGAGCACTTTTCATTTTGTTAGTTGAAAGTCATGTGATACTTACCATTCTGCATTCGGTCAAGTTTCATAAAAAGTATAAACGTATCATTATAAGTGGATATGTTATGCTGGATGTGGACTTAAGAAAAttcgtgaagaaaataagtttacATCTGAAATTACCAGTACTTCCACTAATGGATGGAGACAGTTTTGGATTTAGTATAATGGTTTGTTACAAATACGGGGCCGGCAATACTGCTTACGACAGTGAAAACATGACCACTCCCAACCTTTATGGGTTGGGAGTTAGACCATCAGATATTGAGACATACAACCTCCATAAATATACAAAATTCTTGACCGAACAAGAAAGGACACGTGTGCAGAATTTACTGGATAAACCTTACGTAATGAAACAAGCGTCTCGGGCGATGGAGTTatttaaaaacttgattttattgtAA